A single genomic interval of Dysidea avara chromosome 8, odDysAvar1.4, whole genome shotgun sequence harbors:
- the LOC136263396 gene encoding uncharacterized protein — protein MATKSFSEKDDAEDDAEEDSQRSMQTKVHKEMAIATDRGGYEYVFVDPPSDLLVCKICQCPSREPHLSKCCGHTFCKSCLEGMKKAATVISAACPICREEEFITFANKQADRTIRSLHVYCTNKKKGCEWQGEVNNIINHRKKSDGCPFEEVTCSNICGKTLQRQDLTNHVEYECSHRKATCQYCHITGQHQSIEGEHKQQCPKFPITCPNKCEVGSVPREVIEEHIKMCPLELIQCEYHVVGCEERMTRKNQKEHNKEKMEEHLSFTTHQLTNTNHKVASIQLEAVDCKEELMLKISQTKSDLAMYEQKLAVMMEGHVATQQKTRKAVHEDVVTQQFESVTQDLTKSRQEISCSTHKSIYHCSLIYLLLLSFFVVLLAWFIHYEKSNVMSELVTVKEQMKGIEEELSMFKKEVLRTKDKVTQKLSNTTLIPCQNDGTCADGMNMNSCAFLAGFNGTNCENNIDECALMPCQNDGTCTDGINMHRYTCAAGFTGTDCQINIDDCDPYPCKNGGTCTDGVDGFICECNPVYSGTDCSGCAMLNCEQCKESDKNEMGECTECAGMFVLNEGTCKNNCGIPNCIVCNVVTNKCEQCEEGYGIDESEGKCEEETPKVEGHNDDGLSAGSIGLLILILGTIAIIVIFIFNKHQKHKITEKKFQSVTVHGRNMEYPGADPGPVKKRGTNRSMAPPQEGGTFVPNSQSWIQQQYHTVQEERDWSFNKHQKHNIAENKFQRGTVYGQDAEYHTMSEQKQMGWPVKWFGRRRTPRRQT, from the exons TCCACAAGGAAATGGCAATAGCCACTGACAGAGGTGGATATGAATATGTCTTTGTTGATCCTCCATCAGACCTACTGGTGTGTAAGATTTGTCAATGTCCCAGTAGAGAACCTCATCTTAGCAAATGCTGTGGGCACACATTTTGTAAGTCTTGTCTTGAGGGAATGAAGAAAGCAGCTACTGTTATTTCTGCTGCTTGTCCAATATGTCGTGAGGAAGAATTCATTACCTTTGCCAACAAACAAGCTGACCGAACCATCAGAAGTCTCCATGTGTACTGTACTAACAAGAAGAAAGGATGTGAGTGGCAAGGTGAAGTGAATAACATTATCAATCATCGCAAAAAGAGTGATGGTTGTCCATTTGAAGAAGTCACCTGCTCCAATATTTGTGGAAAAACCTTACAACGACAAGATTTGACCAATCATGTTGAATATGAGTGTTCACATCGTAAGGCTACCTGTCAGTATTGCCACATCACAGGACAACATCAGTCTATTGAAGGCGAACACAAGCAACAGTGTCCCAAGTTTCCCATCAcctgtcccaacaagtgtgaggTCGGTAGTGTCCCAAGAGAAGTTATAGAAGAACACATAAAGATGTGCCCACTGGAGCTAATCCAGTGCGAGTATCATGTGGTGGGCTGTGAGGAGAGGATGACACGTAAGAATCAGAAGGAACATAACAAAGAAAAGATGGAAGAACACTTGTCCTTCACCACACATCAGCTCACTAACACTAATCATAAAGTAGCTAGTATTCAACTTGAAGCAGTAGACTGTAAAGAGGAGCTAATGCTAAAGATTTCACAAACAAAAAGTGACCTTGCAATGTACGAACAAAAGTTAGCAGTTATGATGGAAGGTCACGTAGCTACTCAACAAAAAACAAGGAAAGCTGTGCATGAAGATGTAGTGACCCAGCAGTTTGAAAGTGTTACACAAGACCTAACAAAATCCCGGCAAGAAATTTCCTGTAGCACTCATAAATCCATCTATCATTGCAGCTTGATATACTTGTTATTGTTATCCTTTTTTGTAGTGTTGCTGGCTTGGTTTATTCATTATGAAAAGAGCAATGTAATGAGTGAACTTGTAACTGTAAAAGAACAGATGAAAGGCATTGAAGAAGAACTAAGTATGTTCAAGAAAGAAGTACTGAGAACTAAAGATAAAGTTACTCAGAAGCTCAGTAACACAACACTGATACCTTGTCAGAATGATGGAACTTGTGCAGATGGAATGAACATGAACAGTTGTGCTTTTTTAGCTGGTTTCAATGGAACAAACTGTGAGAATAACATAGATGAATGTGCACTGATGCCCTGTCAGAATGATGGAACTTGCACAGATGGAATTAACATGCATAGATATACTTGTGCAGCTGGTTTTACTGGTACAGATTGTCAGATAaatatagatgattgtgatccttaTCCTTGTAAAAATGGAGGGACATGCACTGATGGAGTTGATGGATTCATTTGTGAATGCAATCCAGTGTACTCTGGCACTGACTGTTCTG GTTGTGCCATGTTAAACTGTGAGCAGTGCAAAGAAAGTGATAAGAATGAGATGGGAGAGTGCACAGAATGTGCTGGAATGTTTGTACTCAATGAAGGCACTTGCAAAAATA ACTGTGGTATTCCAAattgtattgtatgtaatgTGGTGACTAACAAGTGTGAGCAATGTGAAGAAGGATATGGTATTGATGAAAGTGAAGGCAAGTGTGAAG AAGAAACACCTAAGGTGGAAGGTCACAATGATGATGGACTTAGTGCAGGGTCTATTGGGCTACTCATATTGATCCTTGGTACAATAGCAATCATTGTTATATTTATATTCAATAAGCATCAGAAGCATAAAATTACTGAAAAAAAATTTCAGAGTG TTACAGTGCATGGGCGTAATATGGAgtatccaggggcggatccaggacctgtCAAGaagaggggcacaaacag aagtatggctcctccacaagaaGGGGGGACATTTGTCCCAAATTCCCAATCCTGGATCCAACagcagtatcatacagtacaagagGAGAGGGACTGGTCGTTCAATAAGCACCAGAAGCATAATATTGCTGAAAATAAATTTCAGAGGG GTACAGTATACGGGCAGGATGCAGAGTATCATACAATGTCAGAGCAAAAGCAGATGGGCTGGCCAGTCAAATGGTTTGGGCGGAGGCGGACTCCCAGGCGTCAGACTTGA